In Herbinix luporum, a single window of DNA contains:
- a CDS encoding head maturation protease, ClpP-related, translated as MNKSQKQKPVRRFWNWIQNDDGSRTLYIDGPIAEESWLGDEVTPKQFKSELLSGEGDITIWINSPGGDIFAANQIYNMLMDYKGKVTVKIDGIAASAASVIAMAGGAVFMSPVSMMMIHNPMTIAIGDTEEMEKAIAMLEEIKESIINAYELKTGLSRAKISHLMDAESWFNARKAVELGFADGILFMEDESFPSEFEVSGGMIFSRQAVTNSILQKLKPKEKPKGTPIESLEKRLFLLKP; from the coding sequence TTGAACAAATCACAAAAACAAAAACCGGTTCGCCGCTTCTGGAACTGGATACAAAACGATGATGGCAGCCGGACATTATATATTGACGGCCCAATAGCTGAAGAAAGCTGGCTGGGAGACGAAGTAACTCCCAAGCAGTTCAAATCCGAGCTGTTGTCCGGAGAGGGTGATATAACGATCTGGATCAACAGCCCTGGCGGCGATATATTTGCAGCTAATCAAATTTACAACATGTTGATGGATTACAAAGGCAAGGTGACGGTAAAGATTGACGGTATTGCAGCCAGCGCTGCTTCGGTTATAGCCATGGCCGGAGGTGCCGTCTTTATGTCACCAGTCAGCATGATGATGATTCACAACCCAATGACAATAGCCATCGGTGATACAGAAGAAATGGAGAAAGCTATCGCAATGCTGGAAGAAATAAAGGAATCCATCATCAACGCTTATGAGCTGAAAACCGGGCTTTCCAGGGCAAAAATATCGCACCTAATGGATGCAGAAAGCTGGTTTAACGCAAGAAAAGCGGTGGAACTTGGCTTTGCTGATGGAATCTTGTTTATGGAGGATGAATCATTCCCATCCGAGTTTGAAGTATCAGGAGGAATGATCTTCAGCAGGCAGGCAGTAACAAATTCCATCCTGCAAAAGCTTAAACCCAAAGAAAAACCAAAAGGAACCCCGATTGAGTCGCTTGAAAAGCGGCTTTTTTTATTAAAACCTTAA
- a CDS encoding major tail protein has translation MKNMATIGLDRLYYAKITENENGEETYDTPVPLAKAISAELSVELAEATLYADDGAAEVVKEFQSGTLTLGVADIGVDAAEVLTGATLDDNKVLISTSEDGGAPVAIGFRAKKANGKYRYFWLYRVKFGIPATNLQTKGDSITFSTPTIEGTVMRRNKPDGQGKHPWKAEVSEDDPGVSPETITGWYTEVYEPVFAVGGGSE, from the coding sequence ATGAAAAACATGGCCACAATCGGACTGGACAGGTTATATTATGCCAAAATAACCGAGAATGAAAACGGAGAAGAGACATACGACACGCCTGTTCCGCTGGCTAAGGCTATTTCGGCAGAACTTTCTGTGGAGCTGGCAGAGGCGACACTTTATGCCGATGACGGGGCGGCAGAAGTGGTCAAGGAATTTCAAAGCGGCACACTGACTCTTGGTGTTGCAGATATCGGAGTAGACGCTGCTGAGGTTTTGACGGGAGCCACTCTTGATGACAATAAGGTGCTGATTTCCACCAGCGAGGATGGAGGCGCGCCTGTGGCAATTGGCTTTAGAGCCAAGAAAGCTAACGGCAAGTACAGGTATTTTTGGCTTTACAGGGTGAAATTCGGCATCCCGGCAACAAATCTGCAAACGAAAGGTGATAGCATTACCTTTTCGACACCCACCATTGAAGGGACAGTCATGAGACGTAACAAACCAGATGGCCAGGGAAAGCACCCTTGGAAGGCAGAGGTCAGCGAAGACGATCCCGGTGTATCGCCTGAAACTATTACCGGCTGGTATACGGAAGTTTATGAGCCGGTATTTGCTGTGGGAGGAGGCAGCGAATAA
- a CDS encoding head-tail connector protein, translating to MELLEKVKANLILQHSEDDALLQEYIKAAVAYAESYQKKPEGYYAENPMPPTTEQAVIMLSSHFYESRDGSTAGFFGDSVQAGQQVWNTVNLLLRLDRDWKV from the coding sequence ATGGAACTTTTGGAGAAGGTTAAAGCAAACCTCATATTGCAGCACAGCGAAGATGACGCACTTTTACAAGAGTATATCAAAGCCGCAGTGGCCTATGCGGAAAGTTACCAGAAAAAGCCTGAAGGATATTATGCCGAAAACCCCATGCCGCCTACTACTGAGCAGGCTGTCATTATGCTGTCGAGCCATTTTTATGAAAGCAGGGATGGCTCGACGGCTGGCTTTTTTGGGGATAGTGTGCAGGCTGGACAGCAGGTATGGAATACAGTTAATCTATTGCTGCGGCTCGACCGGGATTGGAAGGTGTAA
- a CDS encoding head-tail adaptor protein: MGLGKMKTFVDIISVKPVKDGEGFTEKGDVILASVRAYKEDRHGSEKWANRAAFSQASALFRFRRIPNLEVTTDLVLVCSDGRYNIISVEDVKGRGMYIEVLAEKVKSSKA, encoded by the coding sequence ATGGGCCTTGGGAAAATGAAAACTTTCGTGGACATTATCTCAGTCAAGCCGGTTAAGGACGGTGAGGGTTTTACTGAAAAAGGTGATGTCATTCTTGCTTCGGTAAGGGCATACAAGGAAGATAGGCATGGCAGTGAAAAATGGGCAAACAGGGCGGCGTTTTCGCAGGCGTCTGCCCTGTTCCGCTTCCGTAGGATACCTAACCTGGAAGTTACCACAGATCTTGTACTCGTTTGCAGCGATGGCAGGTACAACATTATCAGTGTTGAGGATGTGAAGGGACGCGGAATGTATATTGAGGTGCTTGCGGAAAAGGTGAAATCAAGCAAAGCATAA
- a CDS encoding HK97 gp10 family phage protein, which yields MLKLSRLGERTDEIIPKVLEAGGEVVLSKVKSNLQSVIGSGTKYPSRATGELVNALGLSPAKQDRDGNHNIKIGFTEPRKDGESNAKIANIIEYGKSGQPPRPFLKPAKSATRKSCIEAMKSRLEQELGRI from the coding sequence TTGCTCAAGTTATCCAGACTTGGAGAAAGAACAGACGAAATCATACCTAAGGTGCTGGAAGCAGGCGGGGAAGTGGTTCTTTCAAAAGTGAAGTCCAATCTTCAGTCAGTTATCGGGAGCGGCACTAAATATCCGTCCAGAGCAACCGGTGAATTGGTAAATGCTTTGGGACTCTCTCCTGCCAAACAGGACAGGGATGGAAACCACAACATAAAAATCGGCTTTACTGAACCAAGGAAGGATGGGGAAAGTAATGCGAAGATTGCTAATATTATTGAGTATGGCAAGTCCGGGCAGCCTCCAAGGCCCTTTTTGAAACCGGCAAAATCAGCTACAAGGAAGTCCTGCATCGAAGCAATGAAGTCAAGACTGGAACAGGAGCTGGGTCGTATATGA
- a CDS encoding distal tail protein Dit codes for MGFIYNGISSQSMKIRARLTKWQVSPALRNSFETVPGKAGIADFGCDISERNIIISCSVLPQRSFADLVSVLDNVAEWLNPENGLKQLVIDDLPDRYFMARLSEAVDCERLLRTAGSFELRFVCPDPYAYALEDEVFVLSETGLHELERVKGNADSNPVYLLKGLISMSSSSYISLITNDEELRIVGSLSEGETLIVDSGMVTAKVIDETGGTLRNGLPSLQDLNFPILRKGVNHIEIAAENATFTELKIQAKSRWR; via the coding sequence ATGGGATTTATCTACAATGGAATATCGTCGCAAAGTATGAAAATACGAGCAAGACTTACCAAATGGCAGGTCTCCCCTGCCCTGCGCAATTCATTTGAAACTGTGCCGGGCAAAGCAGGTATTGCAGATTTTGGCTGCGATATATCAGAACGAAACATAATAATTAGCTGTAGTGTGCTTCCCCAGCGCAGTTTTGCCGATCTTGTATCGGTTCTTGATAATGTTGCTGAATGGTTAAATCCGGAAAACGGGCTTAAACAACTTGTTATAGATGATTTGCCCGACCGATATTTCATGGCTCGCTTATCAGAAGCGGTTGACTGTGAGCGATTACTGCGGACAGCGGGCAGCTTTGAACTTCGGTTTGTTTGTCCCGACCCATATGCTTATGCGTTGGAAGATGAGGTATTTGTTCTTTCTGAAACAGGTCTGCATGAGTTGGAGAGGGTTAAAGGAAATGCGGATTCCAATCCGGTTTATCTATTGAAGGGTTTAATATCAATGTCTTCATCAAGCTATATTTCGCTTATTACGAACGACGAGGAATTGAGAATTGTTGGCTCATTATCTGAAGGTGAAACTCTGATTGTCGACTCCGGCATGGTAACAGCTAAGGTTATTGATGAAACAGGCGGAACCTTGAGAAATGGCCTTCCCAGCCTGCAGGATCTGAATTTTCCAATTCTCAGGAAAGGTGTTAATCATATTGAGATTGCCGCAGAAAACGCGACCTTTACTGAGTTAAAAATACAGGCAAAAAGCAGATGGAGGTGA
- a CDS encoding phage portal protein: MSVFSRLFKARDKPKNSLFGNAYSFFFGGTSSGKAVNERTAMQTTAVYACVRILAEAIAGLPLHVYRYKEDGGKEKALTHPLYYLLHDEPNPEMTSFVFRETLMSHLLLWGNAYAQIIRDGSGRVLALYPLLPNKMTVDRAPNGELFYTYRRDSDESRVNPKAGLIYLRSDEVLHIPGLGFDGLIGYSPIAMAKNAIGMAIACEEYGASFFANGANPGGVLEHPGVLKDPAKVRESWNAVYQGSANAHRIAVLEEGMKFQPIGIPPEQAQFLETRKFQINEIARIFRVPPHMVGDLEKSSFSNIEQQSLEFVKYTLDPWVVRWEQALQKALLLPSEKRAYFVKFNVDGLLRGDYASRMNGYAVARQNGWMSANDIRELEDMNRIPAELGGDLYLVNGNMTRLADAGTFAGKNNAETEGSKVEQITKTKTGSPLLELDTKR, from the coding sequence ATGAGTGTATTTTCCCGTTTGTTCAAAGCAAGGGATAAGCCGAAAAACAGCCTGTTCGGTAATGCATATAGCTTTTTCTTCGGCGGCACATCCAGCGGAAAAGCTGTCAATGAGCGGACTGCTATGCAGACAACTGCAGTGTATGCCTGTGTAAGGATACTTGCAGAAGCCATCGCCGGGCTTCCGCTTCATGTGTACCGCTATAAAGAAGACGGTGGCAAAGAAAAAGCGTTGACCCACCCGCTCTATTATTTACTCCATGACGAACCAAACCCTGAGATGACTTCATTCGTGTTCCGAGAAACACTGATGAGCCATCTTCTTTTATGGGGAAATGCTTACGCTCAAATTATTAGGGACGGTTCTGGACGAGTGCTGGCGCTTTATCCACTTTTGCCAAACAAAATGACGGTAGACAGGGCTCCAAACGGAGAACTGTTTTACACTTATCGGCGCGACAGCGATGAGAGTAGGGTTAATCCAAAAGCAGGCCTTATATACCTACGAAGTGATGAGGTTCTTCACATCCCGGGACTCGGTTTTGACGGACTGATCGGATACTCCCCTATTGCTATGGCCAAGAACGCCATAGGTATGGCTATTGCCTGTGAGGAGTATGGTGCATCCTTTTTTGCCAACGGAGCAAATCCGGGTGGCGTTCTGGAACATCCCGGTGTACTAAAGGATCCGGCAAAGGTGCGGGAAAGCTGGAACGCTGTTTATCAAGGAAGTGCCAATGCTCATCGCATTGCAGTTCTGGAAGAGGGAATGAAGTTTCAACCAATCGGCATTCCACCCGAACAGGCACAGTTTTTAGAGACAAGAAAGTTCCAGATAAATGAAATTGCTCGGATATTCCGAGTACCTCCCCATATGGTTGGAGATCTTGAAAAGTCAAGCTTTTCAAACATCGAACAGCAATCTCTGGAATTTGTTAAATACACGCTTGACCCGTGGGTGGTGCGTTGGGAACAGGCTCTCCAAAAAGCGCTGCTTTTACCATCAGAGAAGCGGGCATACTTTGTCAAATTCAATGTAGATGGCCTTCTGCGCGGTGATTATGCAAGCCGCATGAATGGTTATGCTGTAGCTCGACAGAACGGCTGGATGTCTGCTAACGATATCCGCGAGCTTGAGGACATGAACCGGATCCCGGCAGAGTTGGGCGGAGATCTGTATCTTGTTAACGGTAACATGACCAGGCTTGCCGATGCAGGTACATTTGCAGGCAAAAACAATGCTGAAACGGAGGGATCAAAAGTTGAACAAATCACAAAAACAAAAACCGGTTCGCCGCTTCTGGAACTGGATACAAAACGATGA
- a CDS encoding phage major capsid protein has translation MSKILELREKRAKVWEAAKAFLDSKRGNDGLLSPEDTATYEKMEADVIALGKEIERLERQAAIDLELSKPLNIPITDKPTSISGNNEKTGRASDEYRQSFWNMMRGRRKYDVHNALQIGEDTEGGYLVPDDFERTLVEALEEENIFRQIANVITTSSGDKKIPVVASKGTASWVDEEGQIPESDDSFAQVSIGAYKLATMIKVSEELLNDSVFNLEQYIAKEFARRIGAKEEEAFFIGDGSGKPTGILADNGGGEIGVTAASATAITLDEIMDLFYSLKSPYRRNAVFIMNDSTIKAIRKLKDNNGQYLWQPSVTAGTPDTILNRPVKTSAFMPAIAAGAKTIVFGDFSYYWVADRQGRVFKRLNELYAATGQVGFMATQRVDGKLVLAEAVKILQQKST, from the coding sequence ATGAGCAAAATACTGGAACTGCGTGAAAAACGCGCTAAAGTATGGGAAGCTGCTAAAGCTTTCCTCGACAGCAAACGCGGGAACGACGGACTGCTTTCACCGGAGGATACCGCGACTTATGAAAAAATGGAAGCCGACGTTATTGCGCTGGGCAAAGAAATAGAGCGTCTTGAGCGTCAGGCTGCCATAGATTTGGAACTGTCAAAACCGTTGAATATTCCTATTACAGACAAACCCACTTCCATATCTGGCAACAATGAAAAAACCGGACGTGCCAGCGATGAGTACAGGCAGTCTTTCTGGAACATGATGCGCGGCAGGCGCAAATATGACGTACACAACGCGCTGCAGATTGGAGAGGACACCGAAGGTGGATATCTTGTTCCCGACGACTTTGAGCGTACTCTTGTGGAAGCACTGGAGGAGGAGAATATCTTTAGGCAGATTGCCAATGTTATTACCACGTCCAGCGGTGACAAGAAAATTCCTGTGGTGGCAAGCAAGGGTACTGCATCCTGGGTGGATGAGGAAGGCCAGATTCCCGAAAGCGATGACTCCTTTGCACAGGTATCCATCGGCGCATATAAGCTGGCTACTATGATCAAGGTGTCAGAGGAATTGTTAAACGATAGTGTATTCAACCTTGAGCAGTATATAGCCAAAGAATTCGCCCGCCGAATCGGAGCAAAAGAGGAGGAAGCATTTTTTATCGGTGACGGATCTGGCAAGCCAACCGGTATCTTGGCAGATAACGGCGGTGGCGAGATAGGAGTAACTGCGGCGAGTGCAACAGCCATTACCCTTGACGAGATCATGGACTTGTTCTACAGCCTAAAGTCTCCGTACCGCAGGAACGCTGTATTCATTATGAATGATTCGACAATTAAAGCTATAAGGAAGCTCAAAGACAACAACGGTCAGTATCTCTGGCAGCCTTCTGTAACTGCTGGAACACCGGATACTATCCTCAATCGTCCAGTTAAAACTTCTGCATTTATGCCAGCCATTGCCGCCGGAGCAAAAACGATTGTATTCGGCGATTTTTCTTATTACTGGGTGGCAGACCGTCAAGGCAGGGTTTTTAAGCGGCTTAATGAGTTGTATGCTGCGACCGGACAAGTTGGATTCATGGCAACCCAGCGTGTAGATGGCAAGCTGGTACTGGCTGAAGCAGTCAAGATACTGCAGCAGAAATCAACTTAA
- a CDS encoding phage tail protein, translated as MADNFGLKIGIEGEKEFKNAIREINQSFKVLGSEMNLVVSQFDKQDKSVEAVTARNKVLNKEIELQKEKIATLEKALANAASSFGETDRRTQSWQIQLNNAKAELNKMERELEQSAESADELGDELKESGDNAEKSSSKFEKLGSVLKGVGAAMGAAATAAGAAAIKLGKEVVEQFGELEQNLGGSEAVFGEYAARIQKTGEEAYKNLGLSQSEYLATANKMGALFQGAGVDQQKSLELTEKAMQRAADMASVMGIDMQTAMESIAGAAKGNFTMMDNLGVAMNATTIEAYALAKGLDFAWNSATNAEKAEIAMQMFFEKTEQYAGNFARESTQTISGSIGLLQASLSSFIAGLGNANADMTNLTQNLVDAFQAVVKNIVPVLENIVAALPEATGAIISAVKDLLPVLLQTVTELFSQVLQTLLSLLPELIPAAVDAVMTIAGTLIDNLPLLIDAAVQLITALVMGLGEALPELIPAAVQAVITIVQGLLDNMDKILEAAFTLIQGLAQGLLNALPELIEALPRIITTIIDFVTNNMPKIIELGITLIVQLAAGLVKAIPELVKSLPQIVAAIIEGLGKAVVSVVEIGKNIVKGIWEGIKSLGSWIKDKVSGFFSGIVDGVKNFLGIRSPSTVFEGIGGNMALGIGEGFDKAMARVADDMQNAVPTDFNISPDINVSGRGGFSGLASGPLVVVQQMIVRGEEDIRRISQELYNLMQTGSRAQGRFITA; from the coding sequence GTGGCAGACAATTTTGGCCTGAAGATCGGGATTGAAGGCGAAAAGGAATTTAAAAACGCCATTCGTGAGATCAATCAAAGTTTTAAGGTACTGGGTAGCGAAATGAACCTGGTCGTATCTCAGTTCGACAAGCAGGATAAGTCAGTTGAAGCTGTTACTGCAAGAAACAAGGTGCTTAACAAAGAGATCGAATTGCAGAAAGAAAAAATAGCTACTTTGGAGAAAGCCCTTGCCAATGCCGCCTCATCTTTCGGAGAAACCGACAGACGTACTCAGTCGTGGCAAATACAGCTTAATAATGCAAAAGCCGAACTGAACAAAATGGAGCGCGAGCTCGAACAGTCTGCTGAAAGTGCAGACGAACTTGGGGACGAATTGAAGGAAAGTGGAGACAATGCCGAAAAATCCAGCTCGAAATTTGAGAAGCTGGGCAGCGTTCTTAAAGGTGTTGGCGCGGCTATGGGTGCTGCAGCGACCGCAGCGGGCGCGGCTGCCATCAAGCTGGGAAAAGAGGTCGTGGAGCAGTTTGGTGAGCTTGAGCAGAACCTTGGCGGTTCTGAAGCTGTGTTTGGCGAATATGCTGCACGTATCCAAAAAACGGGAGAAGAAGCCTACAAGAATCTGGGCTTGTCCCAATCCGAGTACCTTGCCACCGCCAACAAAATGGGCGCACTGTTTCAGGGTGCTGGTGTCGATCAGCAAAAAAGTCTGGAACTTACCGAGAAGGCCATGCAACGGGCGGCAGATATGGCTTCGGTTATGGGCATTGACATGCAGACTGCCATGGAATCCATCGCTGGCGCAGCCAAGGGTAACTTCACCATGATGGATAATCTGGGTGTCGCCATGAACGCCACTACCATCGAAGCTTATGCTCTTGCAAAAGGGCTGGATTTTGCCTGGAATAGCGCAACCAATGCCGAAAAGGCCGAGATCGCCATGCAGATGTTTTTTGAAAAAACCGAACAGTATGCTGGAAACTTCGCAAGAGAGTCTACCCAGACCATCAGCGGTTCCATTGGTCTTTTACAAGCCTCTCTAAGTTCGTTTATAGCAGGACTTGGCAATGCGAACGCTGATATGACGAACCTAACACAAAATCTTGTGGATGCCTTTCAGGCTGTAGTTAAAAATATTGTACCGGTTTTGGAAAATATAGTGGCTGCTCTGCCGGAGGCAACCGGTGCAATTATCTCAGCAGTCAAAGATCTGCTTCCCGTGCTGTTGCAAACTGTAACTGAATTGTTCTCTCAGGTGCTTCAAACTCTCTTGAGCCTGCTGCCGGAGCTGATCCCGGCGGCAGTAGATGCAGTCATGACCATTGCAGGTACACTCATTGATAACCTGCCTTTACTCATTGATGCAGCGGTGCAGCTAATCACAGCGTTGGTAATGGGGCTTGGAGAAGCATTACCTGAGCTAATTCCAGCAGCAGTTCAAGCAGTGATCACCATTGTGCAAGGGCTGCTGGATAATATGGACAAAATCCTTGAAGCTGCTTTTACATTGATTCAGGGACTGGCGCAGGGACTTTTAAATGCATTGCCAGAACTAATTGAAGCACTGCCGAGGATAATTACAACAATCATTGACTTTGTGACGAACAATATGCCGAAGATCATAGAATTGGGAATTACGCTTATCGTACAGCTTGCTGCCGGGCTTGTGAAAGCCATTCCAGAACTAGTAAAGTCTTTACCTCAGATTGTTGCGGCTATTATAGAAGGCTTGGGCAAGGCGGTTGTTTCAGTGGTTGAGATTGGTAAGAACATTGTAAAAGGCATCTGGGAAGGTATTAAAAGCCTTGGTAGCTGGATTAAGGATAAGGTTTCCGGTTTCTTTTCCGGTATTGTTGATGGAGTAAAGAATTTTCTTGGAATCAGATCTCCGTCCACTGTTTTTGAAGGTATTGGCGGCAATATGGCACTGGGTATTGGTGAGGGATTTGACAAGGCTATGGCCAGAGTGGCAGACGATATGCAAAATGCAGTGCCGACAGATTTTAATATATCTCCTGATATTAATGTAAGTGGAAGAGGTGGATTTAGCGGTTTAGCTTCTGGGCCGCTTGTTGTGGTGCAGCAGATGATTGTTCGTGGTGAAGAAGACATACGTAGGATTTCACAGGAGTTATATAACCTGATGCAGACAGGTTCAAGGGCGCAGGGACGTTTTATAACAGCATAA
- a CDS encoding phage tail spike protein codes for MAIKSILTSQEDFTGEFPVTSRTSALWRFNEKTPDENLQLIDSSGHGRHFTISGWSGTSANLIAGRFGRYFRQNIVNPTSEKTHLIAENDGSFFSNLGEKIVVGGWINPTTYSVGQTYIPIFNTRQGPGQPIFYVSLYQGRLRLMLYNSSGTLIYDQSETATITLKNGGWYFIASIIEVSNKKVQNIICDRSDGATWVSPVRSFSGELNRECIADIIMGMHANTYYYAGGFDDWFLETDSQLTADDLLLYFKSSLHANGGDASSDVDALAEPGAVTLKATDGEYPASGVLYTRAVPCALSGSGRVAVTSEYTAGVTSVSLVETSTSDDLEEWSAWQAVGTSGELQSPNRQYIRFRVTLTSSDPLRTPKLLEIQLHDIPKAPYEKLGFARPVILDKNGAWEAVLENAFDIIVTGEVNGADTLEFKLPFHDPKRSTLENEKQVQIVNDIYRIRTLTDNKSEDGRVITQVYAEAVFYDLSFSAEKEPREFNADTADVPMQYALLGTGWTVGNVTVTTKRTWQCTEKNALSILRTVQNIYGGDLVFDSANRQVHLLTFSGTDSGALFSYRKNLKSIQRVVDTRELVTRLYAYGKDGLTFASINGGKEYVEDYTFSSEVRVSTLDCSSFTNPYQMLEYAKMRLAEYSKPRVSYVLSAMDLSALTGYEHEAWKLGDIVTVDDKELGLLVKTRVVRRQYNLQEPWKTVIELSTKLRELGDSSAQWDKAADALSSAELINRQEIKDMVPFNHLRNSRADDGFAYWVNSGFEVDTENGVSGTASFKAVGVPGMTKSLSQTVYPATRKSYTFSAQIASENLEKGENGQVGVEIVIEYEDGTTETRFIDLI; via the coding sequence ATGGCGATAAAATCAATTCTAACGAGCCAAGAGGATTTTACCGGTGAGTTTCCTGTAACATCAAGGACGTCTGCTTTATGGCGATTTAATGAAAAAACACCAGACGAAAATCTTCAGCTTATAGACTCATCGGGACATGGCAGACATTTTACCATCTCCGGCTGGTCAGGGACATCGGCAAACCTTATTGCTGGAAGATTCGGAAGATACTTCAGGCAAAATATTGTTAATCCGACTTCTGAAAAGACCCATCTTATAGCAGAAAATGATGGGAGTTTCTTTAGCAATCTGGGCGAAAAGATTGTTGTAGGCGGTTGGATTAATCCTACCACCTATTCGGTCGGCCAGACATATATACCCATATTCAATACCCGCCAAGGACCAGGTCAGCCAATTTTTTATGTTTCACTTTATCAAGGGAGACTTAGGCTTATGTTGTATAACTCCTCCGGCACACTAATCTACGACCAGAGTGAAACAGCTACCATTACCTTGAAAAACGGCGGCTGGTATTTTATCGCCTCCATCATTGAAGTAAGCAACAAAAAGGTACAGAACATCATATGCGATCGCAGCGACGGGGCAACCTGGGTGTCGCCTGTGCGTTCCTTTTCGGGAGAGCTGAATCGGGAATGTATAGCAGACATTATTATGGGGATGCATGCAAATACCTACTACTATGCCGGAGGCTTCGACGACTGGTTTCTGGAAACGGACTCACAGCTTACAGCTGATGATTTGCTGCTATATTTTAAGTCGTCTTTACATGCAAACGGTGGGGATGCGTCTTCGGATGTAGATGCTTTGGCAGAGCCTGGCGCAGTCACCCTTAAAGCAACAGATGGCGAGTATCCTGCAAGTGGCGTACTTTATACAAGGGCGGTTCCATGTGCATTATCGGGCAGCGGTCGTGTAGCTGTGACAAGCGAATATACTGCAGGTGTTACTTCAGTGTCTCTAGTAGAGACCAGCACAAGCGATGATCTTGAAGAATGGTCTGCATGGCAGGCTGTGGGAACCAGCGGTGAACTTCAATCGCCAAATCGGCAATATATAAGGTTCCGTGTTACCCTTACCAGCAGCGATCCGTTGAGGACGCCAAAACTTCTGGAAATACAGCTTCATGATATACCGAAAGCGCCCTATGAGAAATTAGGCTTTGCCCGTCCTGTGATTTTGGACAAAAACGGAGCATGGGAAGCTGTTCTTGAAAATGCCTTTGATATCATTGTCACTGGTGAGGTGAACGGCGCGGATACGCTGGAATTCAAGCTTCCGTTCCATGATCCAAAAAGAAGCACACTGGAAAATGAAAAACAAGTGCAAATCGTAAATGACATTTACCGGATCCGAACCTTAACGGACAATAAAAGCGAAGATGGGCGTGTTATTACGCAAGTATATGCTGAAGCGGTATTTTACGATCTGTCTTTCAGTGCGGAAAAAGAACCTAGAGAATTCAATGCAGATACTGCAGATGTTCCGATGCAATATGCACTTTTGGGTACAGGTTGGACAGTAGGAAATGTTACTGTCACTACGAAACGGACATGGCAGTGTACAGAAAAAAATGCCTTATCCATCCTTCGCACCGTACAGAATATTTATGGCGGCGATCTGGTGTTTGACAGCGCCAACCGCCAGGTACACCTTTTGACTTTTAGTGGTACTGATAGCGGAGCGCTTTTTTCATATAGAAAGAATTTGAAAAGTATTCAGCGGGTAGTCGATACACGTGAATTAGTGACAAGGCTCTATGCTTATGGAAAGGACGGATTGACCTTCGCTTCAATTAATGGAGGTAAGGAATACGTGGAAGATTACACTTTTTCCAGTGAAGTGAGGGTGTCGACGCTTGATTGTTCGTCGTTTACAAATCCGTATCAGATGCTGGAATATGCAAAAATGCGGCTTGCAGAATATTCGAAGCCTCGCGTTTCTTATGTACTGTCTGCAATGGATTTATCTGCGCTAACCGGTTATGAGCACGAAGCATGGAAATTGGGTGATATTGTTACAGTGGACGATAAAGAACTAGGCCTTTTGGTAAAGACTCGTGTTGTGAGAAGGCAGTATAACTTGCAGGAACCATGGAAAACAGTGATTGAGCTTTCAACTAAACTGCGGGAACTCGGCGATTCTTCAGCACAGTGGGACAAGGCAGCGGATGCGCTGTCCTCAGCAGAGTTGATAAACCGTCAGGAAATTAAAGATATGGTGCCATTCAACCATCTGCGCAATTCCAGAGCGGATGATGGTTTTGCCTACTGGGTCAATTCCGGCTTTGAAGTGGATACTGAGAATGGTGTTTCGGGAACTGCTTCCTTCAAGGCTGTTGGTGTACCTGGTATGACAAAGAGTCTGTCACAGACGGTATACCCAGCAACACGTAAAAGTTATACATTTTCAGCGCAGATTGCTTCCGAAAACCTTGAAAAGGGCGAAAACGGCCAAGTTGGTGTTGAGATAGTCATTGAATACGAGGACGGTACAACAGAAACAAGATTTATAGACCTGATTTGA